CCATCCAGCACGGTGGCATGCATGCCGATAAGGCAGGCATCCTCGATGGTGCACGCGTGGATCACCGCGCCATGGCCGATGGTGACGTCTTCGCCAATGATCGTAGGGAAACCACCCGGGCTGTACGGGCCATCGTGGGTGACGTGGATGACCGCGCCATCCTGCAGGTTGCTGCGGGCGCCGATGCGGATGTGATGGACATCGCCGCGCGCGACAGCGCCGGGCCAGATCGACACATCATCGGCCAGTTCAACATCGCCGATGACCGTGGCGGCCAGATCGACGTACACGCGGGCGCCAAGGCGCGGCAGGGTGCCCTTGAAGGGGCGGATATTCGTAGGCATCAGCGGATTGTAGGGCCTGCCGGGGATCCCTGTGGCGTCGTCGCGAACGGCGTCGCGCACAGGGTGCGCTCCTACTGGAATTTGCCGCCGGTGATGTGGCCGCTGCTATCCCACTGCGGGAAATAGCGGCTGTTGTTCATCCGGAAATCCATCGTGGTGATGGAATCGGGCATCACCAGCTGCACATCCGGGTAGGCGGCGCGGAACTGGTCGGCGGTGGGTTTCGTGGCGATGAAGGCATCGAAGGCCTTGGTATCGGTCACGAAGCCGTGGACGGGTGCCGGGGCCGAATGACCGGCTGGCGTGCCGGCCGGCGCGGTCTGGCACGCGCTGAGTGCGGCGCCGCCGAGGACGGCCATGAAGAACAGGGTTCCGATGCGGTACATGGGGCAGGCTCCTTGCCTTGGGGGAGCCCCGATCATAGGCCAGGGCGCCGCGACGAACCATGAACCAGTGCCCGGCGGGCGACACCCGCCGGGCCAGCAGGGTTACCGGAAGGTGCCCCCGATGATCCGCTGCCGGGTGGAGTCGTAATGCGGGAACAGGCGGCTGTTATCCGTGCGGAATTCCCGGGTAGTGATCTCGTCGGGACCGACGACGTGGGTACAGGACGCGAGCCACAGGCGCGCCTGCTCAAGCGTGGGCGTCTTCTTCGCCAGCCAGTTGAGCATGGCTTCCGGGTTCGCACGATCGCAGCCAAACGAGGCCGGCTTGGCGGATGCGGTGACCGGGGCGCTGCAGGCGATGATGGCCAGCAGGCCGAGTACACGGATCTTCATGGGTGGCTCCTTGCCTTGGTGTCAGTGGCGTCCACCGTTGGACGCCAGCGCAGAATGATCATCCGTGTCCGGCTATTCCCTGAATCTCAGCTTCCGTTTCGCCTACGAATCGCGTCAGCCTTCGCCTCGTCTTCCGCCGTGACGACCTGCTGCTGGGCGTCCAGCTTGGCGCCCAGGATGATCAGCGTGTAGTTGGTCGGATCGAAGTCACGCAGCAGGGCAATCTCGCGGCGGGCCTCTTCCAGCTCGCGGTGGTTGATCTGGCGCTCGATCGTCTGCGAGGCGAACGGCAGGGTTTCGCGCAGGGCATCCGTGGCCGTCGCGTTGGCCGCATCCAGCTGCAGGATGGAGAGGTAGTACTCGTAGGCGTTGTTGCCCTGCGGGGCCACCAGCCGTCCTTCTTTGGTCGCGTCGCGGGCAAGGCCAAGCAGGATATTGATTTCGGGCGAGCTGCCGGTCGTGGTCGCGGGCTCGGGCAATTTCACCTCGGCATCGGCCGCGGCGATCTGGTGCTGCTGGCGAACACCCAGCACAAGGGCCGCCACCAGCAACACGGCGGTGACGACAACGACGATGATCGCGCGGCGGGGCACCGCGGCGATACGGGAAGCGGAGATCATGGGGGAATTCCGGTAACACACTGCCCGCAACCAGGCCGGCCCCCTGTCGGACGGCCCCTGCGGGCGCGCCATGTTCCCCCCCGATTGTTGCAGGCTGGCGACAAGCGTGCGCCAGCGCACAGTGCCCCGCCGCCAGTGGTCACGGCGGCTCCTGTAGGAGCGCGCTCGCGCGCGATGCGGGTTCACGATCATTTCCCACAATCCACGACCGGCCCCCGGGGATTGGAATGCGACCAAACCCATGGAGCCCCGCCATGATCCTGCTATTCGCACTACTTATAGGTATCGTCGCGGGCCTCCGCGCCATGATGGCCCCCGCCGCGACCGCCTTCGCCGCCCGCTTCGGCGGCCTGGCCCTGGCGGGTACACCGCTGGCCTTCATGGGCTACGCCTGGACCCCATGGATCTTCGGCATCGCCGCCCTGGCCGAGCTGGTCACTGACCAGTTGCCGACCACGCCCAGTCGTAAGATCCCGGTGCAGTTCGGCACCCGCGTCGTCACCGGTGGGTTGAGCGGCGCCTGCCTGGGCGTGGCCCACGGCATGCTCATAGCGGGTGCCATCGCCGGCATCGTTGGCGCGATCGTCGGCACGCTCGGTGGTTCGGCGGCGCGCACGGCCATGGCCCGGGCGTTCAAATCGGACCGCCCGGCCGCGCTGATCGAAGACGTCGTGGCCATCGTCCTGGCCCTCGTGGTGGTCATGGCCGCCTGAGTCCGCCGCGCGGCATGGCGTAAGATCGGCCGATGCTCGATATCCATGCCGTCGCCGTCGTCTTTTCCGTCTATGTGGTGGGCGTGGTTATCCCCGGCCCTAACTTCGTGGCGGTCGCCCACAAGGCCGCCTCGACCAACACGGCCGATGCGCTGGCGATGGTGGCCGGCATCGTCGTGGTGAACCTGTTCTGGGCGACCTGCTCCATCCTGGGCGTGGGCATCGTATTCGCCACGTTCCCGTGGATCGCGCTGGCGGTAAAGCTCGCCGGCGCCGCCTACCTCATCTGGTTCGGTGGCCGGCTTATCGTGAAAGCTGGCGGTACCAGCACGGCGCGGGTGGACGAGGGCGGTCCCACGGTTTGGCAATCGTTCCGCGCGGGCATTGCCACCAATATCGCGAACCCCAAATCCATGGCGTTCTTCGCCGCGGTGTTCGCCGCCGCCGCGCCCGCCCATGTCAATCCGCCCACGTTTCTGGCGATGCTGGCCACCGTGGCCGTGGTGTCATCGACCTGGTACGCGCTGGTCGCGGTGTTCTTCGCCACGCCACGCGTCGCCGCGCGCTACCGGCACTGGAAGAAGGGCATCGACCGTGTGTGCGGCTCGGTGATCGTCGCGCTCGGGATTCGCCAACTGGTTCGCTGAAACGGTACAGTCATCGGGCGAGCCTAACTTCCGTTCCAGGAGGTGCCCGATGCGATACCTGCTCAAAGTCTTGTACCCCGCCGTCGCGCTGGCCGCACTGGCTGGCTGCGCGTCCGCGCCTCCACCGGCGGTGGCCGTGGTACCGAAGCAGGGCCCCATCGCCGTGTCATGCACCGAGGACGCGATCAGCGACACCCCATGCCTGGCCGCCGCCCGCCGCGATTGCCCGCGCGCCACGGTAGACACGATCCATCTGGTGCTGGCCAAACCCGACGCCGACAAGGCGAGCTACGAATACCGCGCGACGTATTTCTGCCCGTCGACATCCGAGGCCCTCGCCCTGCCGAAGTGATATCGCGCGCCGCCTATACACTCCGTGAACCTATTCAACGAGGAGTGGCGTCGATGATCCTGGGTTTGCGTACGGCTATCTATCCCGCTCCCGACCTCGACGCCGCGAAGGCGTGGTATGCACAGGTGCTTGAACAACAGCCCTATTTCGACGAGCCCTTCTACGTGGGCTTCAACGTGGGTGGGTTCGAGCTGGGGCTGGTTCCGGATGGCACGCCGGGTACGGCAGGAGCGCAACCGCTGTGGGGCGTGAGCCACATCGATGCTGAGTTCGCCCGGCTGGTAAGCCTGGGCGCCGCGCCGCTGGAGCCAGTCACGGAAGTGGGTGGCGGCATCAAGGTCGCCGCCGTAACCGATCCCTTCGGCAACCGCTTCGGCCTCATCGAGAACCCGCACTTCGATCCTGCAGCGGTGAAGTGAGATCAGGCAGCGGTCGCCCGCTCCAACGCCCCCAGCCACGCCATGGCGTGGTCGCGGTCGGGGCCGCACATGGCGGCCTCGGGTTGCAGGCCGCCGCAGACCTTCGGGCGCTCGGGGTGGCCGAAGATCTTGCAGCGGTTGTCGTCGCTTAACTGGATGCAGCGAACGCCTGCCGGTTTGCCGTGGGGCATGCCGGGGATGGGCGAGCTGATCGACGGGGCGATGCAGCAGGCGCCACAGCCGGGGCGACAAGTCGGGCCTTTATGATCGCCGGAAGAAAACTCCATAGATCATAAGTTTAATGTATTGATTTGTATGTAGCGATGGTCTTGATGACCTCAGCGCCACTCGGCTCGCTAGATTTTTTTGCAACTGGCTCTGATAGAGTTCGCGTCCAATGGAAAGATTCGATTGAGAGGCCTTAGGGGGCGGACGCTGTGAGCAATTCGCGTAGTTTTAGAGTCGACGCACGCGTTCTTCTGAGTCTCGGTCGCGAGAGCATTAAGGATCATTCGACTGCCCTGGTCGAACTAATCAAGAATGCTTACGACGCCGACGCTCAGCGGGTGGATATTGAGATCGTTGGCGACGACGTGGTTGACCCGCAGAAAGGGCTAATCCGAATTGCCGATAATGGGCACGGCATGTCATCAGCCGACGTCGATCAGAAGTGGTTGCGGGTGGGCTACTCTGAGAAACGCATACGCACGATGAGCAAGCGAGGCCGAAGGGAGACGGGCGAAAAAGGCATCGGTCGCCTTTCAGCGGATCGCCTTGGGGCGATTCTCGATCTGCGCTCTCAACAGTCGCCGCGCGGTGCTGTGGGCATTCGTGTTAATTGGAACGATTTTGAGACGGATGGTGCCGACATCACATCAGTCCAAGTCCAGAATCTCGCCGATCCGAAGCCTAAGCTTCCGCGCCTTCCTAATGGCGATCCTGCTCCATCCGGCACGGAGATTCAGATCCGGGAGTTACGTCAGGGCTGGACCTCGGATGATCTCAACCGACTTGCGGTCGAACTTTCGACCTTGGTTGCCCCTGGCGCCGATAATGATGACTTTCAGATTTGGCTGACACGCCCTAACGCGCCTGCGGAGCGCCTACAGTCATTCTATGACGCCAGCTCTGAATTGGCGTTCGACGGCACGTTCGATAGCAAAGGTACGCTCTCATACACAATAACTGCGCGTTCGCCTCATGACCCTGAGCGACGCGATATTGTCGTAAAGGATAAGATCGCCTGGAAAGCCAGCAGCAAATCGACGTCTTCCTATAGCATCGGAAAAGTCAGGGTAGTCCTCGCGTTTCATCTTCGCTCCGCTGCATCTCTCGCCCCAGGCTTGTCTCTCCGAGATTTGCGGCAGTACCTTGACCGAAATGCGGGGGTACGCATGTACCGTGACCGCATCCGCGTGAAACCTTATGGCGATTTGGATCACCCAGAAGGCGATTGGCTAGGATTGGCTGCGCGCAAGACTCGAGATCCTGCCGGCGCGGGAAGAACAACGTTCAAGTTTGCGGCGAATCAAGTTACTGGCGCCGTCTATATCGGTCGCGACTCAAACAAGTCGCTTCTCGATAGCGCTGCTCGAGAAGGGCTCGTCCAAGGTCCTGGCTTTTCAACGCTGCGTACCGCTGTTTTAAGATGTATACAGCTCCTTGAGGGCGAGTATCACCGCGCATTCGTCGCCAAAAAGCCTGTTCCCTCAGCACCCGTCCAAGAGTCGGTTCCTGAAGTTATAGCCGGCATGAAAGCGACCCTTGAGGGCCTCACCAAGCAATTGAGTTCGCCTACCGATCCGCGGAAAGCGGTGGAGCAAGCCGCGGCACGTCTACGAATAGCAACGGAAACGTTTCAACGTGCCGAGCAAAGATTCGAGGAGCTTGCCAATGAAAGTGTCATCTACCGAGGGCTAGCCACGGTTGGCATCTCCTCAGCGGTCTTCGGCCATGAAACCGAGAGCGCATTGGCTCAAGTCAAACTTTCCAACGGATTCGTATCCGAAGAGCTTGACGACGAAGATCCAGATCTAGAGGCTTGCCGAGAGGAAATTGCGGTTGCGAATCAGGCAATCGATCGCGTTGCCCTGTGGGGACAGTTCTCACTTGTCCGTATTAAGCGAGACAAACGTAAAAGGACCAATGTAGATGTCACGAGACTACTACGGGGCCTTGTGGCAGAGATCAAACCCCTGTTCGATGCGAAGGAGATTAGTCTGCGGTTTTCTATTGCGGAAGGTCTTGCCGTGCGCGGCTTCGCCATGGACGTCGAATCGGTTGCATTGAACTTATTGACCAACGCTTATCATGCGGCGAGCCTCAGGACTCGGGCACGACTCGTAGAGCTAAAAGCGTGGAGGACGACTCCGGGGAATCCAATCATCAAGCTTTCTGTAGCGGATTCCGGCGCCGGGATTTCGAAAGCAGATCTTGCGCGAATATGGGATCCCCTCTTCTCCACGAAGAGCGATGATAAAGGGAACCTGGTCGGCACAGGCTTGGGTCTAACTATCGTTAGCTCAATCGTTCGAGAGATGAACGCGACGGCTGACGTAGTAGGAAAAGGGCCGCACGGCGGTGCCTTGGTGGAGATATCGATGCCAAGCAAAGTGGGGTCGCGATAATGCCGTGCATAGCAATAGTTGACGATACTCGTGCATCGCGAGTAACGCTGGGTCGTCGGATCAAGCAAAAGCTTCGCCGTATAGAGCGCAACGACTGGGAGGTAATTGACTCGGCGCCGCTCAAGCGCATCCAGGAATACGATGCGTGGATTGTCGAAAACGATGTCACAGTGCTCATCCTTGATGAGAAGTTAGGTGATCGGCTTGGCGACGATGACGAAGCCGTAGACTACACTGGGCATGCTGTGGCTCAGTATCTTAGAGAAAGACTGCCTACACTTCCCCAGTTCATCATTACTGCGGTCGCAGACACGGAAGAGCTTGAGGGAGAGGGTGGTGCGCTCGATGGAATTATCGCGAGGGGAACCTTTAACGCGAGGGCAGATGTTTACATCGAACGAATGATTCGGGCTGGAACGCGCTTCGTCGATGAGAACACCGCAGATTTGTCTGAGATGGGCAGGCTTGCCGAGGCGCGAGCAGTAGGAGAGCTCTCAGAAGGGGAGCAAGACCGACTCAACGCGCTCCGAACGAGATTTTTGGCGTCTAGCGCTCCGGCGGAGCAGTCTGCCGAACAAGTCGTTGACGGCGCAATCACAGTTCTTGCTGAGCTTCGGTCGCTTGCGAACGACATCCGAGAGTCAATCGCAAAGAAATCTTCATGAAGTGGATAAAGATCGCAAAGGAGCCAGGTCAATTTCCCACCAAAGGGACCTACAAGGATTGGAAGGAGCCGCTAAGGACTGAGGGTCAAAATCAGTGTGTATATTGCGCGATTCATGAGTCAAAGTTCGGCGGCTTGCGAAACTATCATGTCGAGCATTTCCGGCCGAAGAGCATATACAAGGAGCGCGAGAACGACTACTGCAATCTCTTCTATGCCTGTTCGATATGCAATACGTTCAAGAGCGATGATTGGCCCCACGCTGATGACGATGATGGCGACGACAGTAAACGGGGAGACCTCTACGTTTATCCATCACCAATCGTGTTCGACTATAACGCGATTATGACCGTCGACAATAACGGGTTCGTCAATGGGGGCCAGGCGAGCGCTCGATACCTGATAGAACGGCTGTACTTAAATCGTCCCCAACTGATACGCGCGCGGGTTTATGCACGCGTGTCGACTGATATTAGTTGCTTAGTAGACGAAATTCGGGCTCTCGTGAAAGAGCCCGGCGTGGATCCGCAGTTTGCACTTCGCGCTGTTGACGCAATCGGCGATGCGTTCCAAGTCACGAAAGCAGGTGCTGAGGCTGTGCCCTATGAGCCCATTGATGTTAAGCGACCTAAGAAGGGGCGCGC
Above is a genomic segment from Luteibacter aegosomatissinici containing:
- a CDS encoding gamma carbonic anhydrase family protein, with the translated sequence MPTNIRPFKGTLPRLGARVYVDLAATVIGDVELADDVSIWPGAVARGDVHHIRIGARSNLQDGAVIHVTHDGPYSPGGFPTIIGEDVTIGHGAVIHACTIEDACLIGMHATVLDGAVVKKNAFVAAGALVPPGKVVGERELWVGNPAKMVRVLSDKQVEQLYYSAANYVKLKDTYLAELG
- a CDS encoding energy transducer TonB; the protein is MISASRIAAVPRRAIIVVVVTAVLLVAALVLGVRQQHQIAAADAEVKLPEPATTTGSSPEINILLGLARDATKEGRLVAPQGNNAYEYYLSILQLDAANATATDALRETLPFASQTIERQINHRELEEARREIALLRDFDPTNYTLIILGAKLDAQQQVVTAEDEAKADAIRRRNGS
- a CDS encoding DUF4126 domain-containing protein, coding for MILLFALLIGIVAGLRAMMAPAATAFAARFGGLALAGTPLAFMGYAWTPWIFGIAALAELVTDQLPTTPSRKIPVQFGTRVVTGGLSGACLGVAHGMLIAGAIAGIVGAIVGTLGGSAARTAMARAFKSDRPAALIEDVVAIVLALVVVMAA
- a CDS encoding LysE family translocator, which gives rise to MLDIHAVAVVFSVYVVGVVIPGPNFVAVAHKAASTNTADALAMVAGIVVVNLFWATCSILGVGIVFATFPWIALAVKLAGAAYLIWFGGRLIVKAGGTSTARVDEGGPTVWQSFRAGIATNIANPKSMAFFAAVFAAAAPAHVNPPTFLAMLATVAVVSSTWYALVAVFFATPRVAARYRHWKKGIDRVCGSVIVALGIRQLVR
- a CDS encoding VOC family protein; the encoded protein is MILGLRTAIYPAPDLDAAKAWYAQVLEQQPYFDEPFYVGFNVGGFELGLVPDGTPGTAGAQPLWGVSHIDAEFARLVSLGAAPLEPVTEVGGGIKVAAVTDPFGNRFGLIENPHFDPAAVK
- a CDS encoding YkgJ family cysteine cluster protein; amino-acid sequence: MEFSSGDHKGPTCRPGCGACCIAPSISSPIPGMPHGKPAGVRCIQLSDDNRCKIFGHPERPKVCGGLQPEAAMCGPDRDHAMAWLGALERATAA
- a CDS encoding sensor histidine kinase, with amino-acid sequence MSNSRSFRVDARVLLSLGRESIKDHSTALVELIKNAYDADAQRVDIEIVGDDVVDPQKGLIRIADNGHGMSSADVDQKWLRVGYSEKRIRTMSKRGRRETGEKGIGRLSADRLGAILDLRSQQSPRGAVGIRVNWNDFETDGADITSVQVQNLADPKPKLPRLPNGDPAPSGTEIQIRELRQGWTSDDLNRLAVELSTLVAPGADNDDFQIWLTRPNAPAERLQSFYDASSELAFDGTFDSKGTLSYTITARSPHDPERRDIVVKDKIAWKASSKSTSSYSIGKVRVVLAFHLRSAASLAPGLSLRDLRQYLDRNAGVRMYRDRIRVKPYGDLDHPEGDWLGLAARKTRDPAGAGRTTFKFAANQVTGAVYIGRDSNKSLLDSAAREGLVQGPGFSTLRTAVLRCIQLLEGEYHRAFVAKKPVPSAPVQESVPEVIAGMKATLEGLTKQLSSPTDPRKAVEQAAARLRIATETFQRAEQRFEELANESVIYRGLATVGISSAVFGHETESALAQVKLSNGFVSEELDDEDPDLEACREEIAVANQAIDRVALWGQFSLVRIKRDKRKRTNVDVTRLLRGLVAEIKPLFDAKEISLRFSIAEGLAVRGFAMDVESVALNLLTNAYHAASLRTRARLVELKAWRTTPGNPIIKLSVADSGAGISKADLARIWDPLFSTKSDDKGNLVGTGLGLTIVSSIVREMNATADVVGKGPHGGALVEISMPSKVGSR
- a CDS encoding HNH endonuclease, whose amino-acid sequence is MKWIKIAKEPGQFPTKGTYKDWKEPLRTEGQNQCVYCAIHESKFGGLRNYHVEHFRPKSIYKERENDYCNLFYACSICNTFKSDDWPHADDDDGDDSKRGDLYVYPSPIVFDYNAIMTVDNNGFVNGGQASARYLIERLYLNRPQLIRARVYARVSTDISCLVDEIRALVKEPGVDPQFALRAVDAIGDAFQVTKAGAEAVPYEPIDVKRPKKGRA